One Nicotiana sylvestris chromosome 12, ASM39365v2, whole genome shotgun sequence genomic window carries:
- the LOC104229192 gene encoding urease, which yields MKLVPREIEKLMLHNAGFLAQKRLARALPLNYTEAVALIATQVLEFVRDGDKSVAELMDVGRQLLGRRQVLPTVPHILDTVQVEGTFPDGTKLITIHDPIACENGNLDLALHGSFLPVPPLDKFPVIEDSKIPGQLCFGGGLIVLNPHRKAVILKVTNTGDRPIQVGSHYHFIEVNPSLIFDRRRAHCMRLNIPAGTATRFEVRLLTLLALNGKQVIRGGNAIADGPVDDAKVMTVIGALTEGGFGHLEEPNAREGVVGEESCFSFSMSHEAYANMYGPTTGDRIRLGDTDLFAEIEKDFSVYGDECVFGGGKVLRDGMGQASGYPSAECLDTVITNAVVVDYTGVFKCDIGIKDGRIFSVCKAGNPDGMDGDTIIGVNTEVIAGEGMIVTAGAIDCHVHFICPQLAYEAISSGITTMVGGGTGPAHGTRATTCTPGPVHMQLMLQSTDELPLNFGFTGKGNSSKAEGLHEIIKAGAMGLKLHEDWGTTPAAIDMCLAVADQYDIQVNIHTDTLNESGFVEHTIAAFKGRTIHTYHSEGAGGGHAPDIIKVCGVKNVIPSSTNPTRPFTLNTVDEHLDMLMVCHHLNKDIREDVAFAESRIRAETIAAEDILHDMGAISIISSDSQAMGRIGEVISRTWQTAHKMKSFRGPLDIDGPDNDNFRIKRYVAKYTINPAIANGISQYVGSVEVGKLADLVVWKPSFFGTKPEMVIKGGVIAWSNMGDPNASIPTPEPVLMRPMFGAFSKAASTNSIAFVSKASLDAGIKHSYGLNKKVEAVSNVRNICKLDMKLNDALPDIKVDPETYTVTADGTVLTCTPATTVPLSRNYFLF from the exons atgaagttGGTACCAAGAGAAATAGAGAAATTGATGCTCCATAACGCTGGATTTCTGGCTCAAAAGCGTCTTGCCCGTGCCCTACCTCTTAATTATACTGAAGCCGTTGCTCTTATTGCAACTCAG GTATTAGAATTTGTCCGTGATGGAGATAAGAGTGTGGCCGAGCTGATGGACGTAGGGAGACAATTACTGGGAAG GAGACAAGTTCTTCCAACTGTTCCTCATATCTTGGATACTGTTCAG GTAGAGGGGACCTTTCCGGATGGAACAAAACTAATCACCATCCATGATCCTATAGCATGTGAAAATGGAAATCTGGATCTTGCTCTGCACGGTTCTTTCCTTCCTG TTCCTCCTCTGGACAAGTTTCCGGTGATAGAAGATAGTAAAATTCCTGGTCAGTTGTGCTTTGGAGGTGGGCTGATTGTCCTTAATCCACACAGGAAGGCGGTAATTCTGAAAGTCACTAACACGGGTGACAGACCAATTCAG GTTGGGAGCCACTATCACTTCATCGAGGTCAATCCATCCTTGATTTTTGATCGAAGGAGAGCGCATTGCATGCGGTTAAATATACCTGCCGGCACAGCTACGAGGTTTGAAGTAAGACTTCTGACACTTTTAGCTTTGAA TGGCAAGCAAGTGATCAGAGGAGGTAATGCTATTGCTGATGGTCCAGTTGATGATGCAAAGGTCATGACAGTAATAGGAGCTCTGACTGAAGGAGGATTTGGCCATTTGGAAGAACCAAATGCAAG GGAAGGTGTTGTCGGAGAAGAATCTTGCTTTTCTTTTTCAATGTCTCATGAGGCATATGCCAACATGTATGGCCCCACCACCGGAGACAGAATACGTCTGGGTGATACTGACCTTTTTGCTGAGATTGAGAAAGACTTTAGTGTCTATGGTGATGAGTGCGTGTTTGGGGGTGGAAAGGTTCTAAGAGATGGAATGGGTCAAGCGTCTGGATATCCTTCAGCAGAATGTTTGGATACTGTTATAACAAATGCTGTAGTGGTTGACTATACAGGGGTTTTCAAGTGCGATATTGGAATTAAAGATGGTCGTATCTTTTCCGTTTGTAAGGCAGGTAACCCAGATGGCATGGATGGCGATACGATAATTGGA GTTAACACTGAGGTAATTGCAGGCGAAGGAATGATTGTAACAGCAGGAGCTATAGATTGTCATGTGCACTTTATATGCCCTCAGCTGGCATATGAGGCAATATCAAGTG GAATCACTACAATGGTGGGAGGTGGTACAGGACCTGCTCATGGGACACGTGCAACCACTTGTACACCGGGGCCTGTGCATATGCAATTGATGTTGCAGTCAACAGACGAACTTCCCCTAAATTTTGGCTTCACTGGAAAA GGTAACAGTTCCAAGGCTGAGGGCTTACATGAAATAATCAAAGCTGGAGCAATGGGCCTGAAGCTTCATGAGGACTGGGGAACTACTCCTGCTGCTATAGATATGTGCCTTGCTGTTGCAGATCAATATGACATTCAG GTCAACATCCATACTGACACCTTGAACGAATCTGGATTTGTTGAGCATACAATTGCTGCTTTTAAAGGTCGCACCATACATACATACCACAG TGAAGGTGCTGGTGGTGGACATGCTCCGGATATCATCAAAGTTTGTGGTGTAAAGAATGTCATTCCCTCATCAACCAATCCCACACGTCCATTCACTTTGAATACTGTGGACGAGCACCTTGACATGCTG ATGGTATGCCATCATCTTAACAAGGACATCCGAGAGGATGTAGCTTTTGCTGAATCGCGGATTCGAGCTGAAACAATTGCTGCAGAAGACATTTTGCATGATATGGGAGCAATTAGCATTATATCTTCTGATTCACAAGCCATGGGTCGAATTGGAGAG GTGATTAGTAGAACATGGCAGACTGCCCACAAGATGAAGTCATTTAGAGGACCATTGGACATTGATGGGCCAGACAATGACAATTTCCGGATCAAACGATACGTCGCAAAATACACTATAAATCCTGCAATTGCTAATGGAATCTCTCAATATGTCGGATCAGTTGAG GTAGGGAAATTAGCTGATCTTGTGGTGTGGAAACCATCGTTTTTTGGGACGAAACCAGAAATGGTGATCAAAGGAGGGGTAATAGCTTGGTCAAACATGGGAGACCCGAATGCTAGCATCCCAACTCCTGAACCG GTGTTAATGAGGCCTATGTTTGGAGCATTTTCCAAGGCTGCAAGTACTAATTCAATTGCTTTTGTCAGCAAGgcat CTCTGGATGCTGGAATAAAACACTCATATGGACTAAATAAGAAGGTGGAAGCTGTAAGTAATGTGAGAAACATATGTAAACTAGACATGAAGCTCAACGATGCACTTCCTGACATCAAAGTCGATCCGGAGACATACACGGTGACCGCTGATGGAACAGTCCTCACATGCACGCCAGCTACTACTGTTCCGCTCTCAAggaactattttcttttctag